Proteins encoded together in one Arcobacter sp. LA11 window:
- a CDS encoding lysophospholipid acyltransferase family protein: MNLKQISIAIYATYLTNKYGFKLKKAKTSQERIDLRFEYSQVLLNKLNISIEVLNKEKLPQDGQYLLISNHRSIIDPLIIETALKDTKVDGFWIAKKELYNSFFFGTFTRNAGCVLLDREAPNMSSFFKATKEVVKEGHSIYIFPEGTRNKENTPLSEFKEGSRIIALKNRLPILPVYIKTNANDILKEAIMNRTKDLKIEIEIGEIIDYKDKTSLEENYRKQFIDK; encoded by the coding sequence TTGAACTTAAAACAAATAAGCATAGCTATATATGCAACTTACCTTACAAATAAATATGGATTTAAATTAAAAAAAGCAAAAACTTCCCAAGAAAGAATAGACTTAAGATTTGAATATTCACAAGTATTACTTAATAAATTAAATATTAGTATTGAAGTACTAAATAAAGAAAAATTACCACAAGATGGACAATATTTATTAATATCAAATCATAGAAGTATTATTGATCCTTTGATTATTGAAACAGCTTTAAAAGATACAAAAGTAGATGGTTTTTGGATTGCAAAAAAAGAATTATATAACTCTTTTTTCTTTGGAACATTTACAAGAAATGCAGGTTGTGTTTTACTTGATAGAGAAGCTCCTAATATGTCATCATTTTTTAAAGCTACAAAAGAAGTAGTAAAAGAAGGGCACTCTATTTATATTTTTCCTGAAGGAACAAGAAATAAAGAAAATACGCCATTATCAGAGTTTAAAGAAGGTTCTAGAATTATTGCCTTGAAAAATAGATTACCTATTTTACCTGTATATATAAAAACAAATGCAAATGATATTTTAAAAGAAGCTATTATGAACAGAACAAAAGATTTAAAAATAGAGATAGAAATTGGTGAGATTATAGACTATAAAGATAAAACATCTTTAGAAGAAAACTATAGAAAACAATTTATAGATAAATAG